A portion of the Thermodesulfobacteriota bacterium genome contains these proteins:
- a CDS encoding sigma-70 family RNA polymerase sigma factor, which translates to MEIGFIKKLINVISTGENQPLNNASDEELVKAFADNGDEAAFEEIVNRYSDKIYGFALRITRNANDAEEVFQEVFLILAKKLSTFRGESKFSSWLYRVTANTSYMYLRTQKKHDSNLSLETYSPYDEEGTLMGKIMYKDWSSRPDIIIFSKEALEIIDKSINDLPESYRTVFHLRDIEGLSNEEVADVLELSISAVKSRLHRARLFLRDRLSDYFYEWRK; encoded by the coding sequence AACGCAAGTGATGAAGAGTTAGTTAAAGCATTTGCTGACAACGGTGATGAAGCAGCCTTTGAAGAAATTGTTAACAGATACTCTGATAAAATTTACGGATTTGCGCTCAGGATTACTCGTAATGCTAATGATGCAGAAGAAGTTTTCCAGGAAGTATTTCTAATATTAGCAAAGAAGTTAAGCACATTCAGAGGAGAATCTAAATTCTCAAGCTGGCTATATAGGGTTACAGCAAATACGAGCTATATGTACCTGCGTACTCAAAAAAAACATGACAGCAACTTAAGCCTTGAAACCTATTCGCCTTATGATGAAGAGGGCACTCTTATGGGCAAAATAATGTATAAGGATTGGAGCTCCAGACCTGATATAATTATTTTCAGCAAAGAGGCTCTTGAAATTATTGACAAATCGATTAATGATTTACCTGAGTCCTACAGAACTGTTTTTCATCTAAGAGATATAGAAGGTCTTTCAAACGAAGAAGTGGCAGATGTACTTGAGCTTTCCATATCCGCAGTTAAATCGAGACTTCATAGAGCTAGGCTCTTTCTTAGGGATAGGTTGTCTGACTACTTTTATGAATGGAGAAAATAG
- a CDS encoding tetratricopeptide repeat protein translates to MSTKIKYTEKDLKQPDEFNKTVGRIVDFTSDHAKKILIAVVVVIVVLVGAFFINTSSQNQGIEANNMFQSAMNKLDSGDTEGALAGFLELEKEHPNSGVSNVALYYAAMINFNEGNYQESLSLLDRFKANETDEPMLVDSAKLTQGLAYFNQNEWQKAIDYLSEITEPQSPYLTIAKMHMALSYEQLGDSDRATAIYYQINQAQPGLSTGFNVETKGQDSN, encoded by the coding sequence ATGTCTACAAAAATAAAATATACTGAAAAAGATCTAAAGCAGCCTGACGAATTTAATAAAACGGTCGGGCGAATTGTTGATTTTACATCTGATCACGCAAAAAAAATTCTGATAGCAGTAGTAGTAGTTATAGTTGTTTTGGTAGGAGCATTCTTTATTAACACGAGCTCGCAGAATCAGGGAATCGAAGCAAACAATATGTTTCAAAGCGCTATGAATAAATTAGATTCAGGCGACACTGAAGGAGCTCTAGCTGGTTTCTTGGAACTTGAAAAAGAACACCCGAATAGCGGGGTTTCAAACGTAGCACTTTATTATGCGGCAATGATTAATTTTAATGAGGGGAATTACCAGGAGTCTCTAAGCTTGCTCGATCGTTTTAAGGCGAATGAAACAGATGAGCCAATGCTGGTAGATTCAGCAAAGCTCACTCAAGGTTTGGCTTATTTCAACCAAAATGAATGGCAGAAAGCCATAGATTATCTTTCGGAAATAACTGAGCCTCAAAGCCCTTATTTAACAATTGCAAAAATGCACATGGCCCTGTCATACGAACAGCTCGGCGATTCAGACAGAGCAACCGCAATTTACTATCAGATTAATCAAGCTCAACCTGGACTGAGCACAGGATTTAATGTGGAAACTAAAGGTCAGGATTCTAACTAA
- a CDS encoding zf-HC2 domain-containing protein, whose product MFMCKDVVENIMVYIDDELDLETLKELEKHTGVCPECMAFVNTYRRMLEVTGKLKEKHFVTPDVRNRLRVLLKSKIKPC is encoded by the coding sequence ATGTTTATGTGTAAAGACGTGGTCGAAAACATAATGGTTTATATCGATGATGAACTCGATTTAGAGACCCTTAAAGAGCTAGAGAAACATACTGGCGTCTGTCCGGAATGTATGGCCTTTGTTAACACCTATCGAAGAATGTTGGAAGTTACAGGAAAATTAAAAGAGAAACACTTTGTTACCCCTGATGTAAGAAACCGTCTAAGAGTACTACTTAAATCAAAGATAAAACCTTGCTAA